One Calidithermus timidus DSM 17022 genomic window, AGTTCGGGCTGGCCCTGCAGGGCGGCCTGGTGCTCGACCGCATCGAGAGCGGCGATCAGATCGGCAACTTCAACCTAAGCCTCAGCAGCTTTGGTCCCACCATGGTCTACATGGGCCAGGAAAACGAGCGGCTGATCCTCGGGCTGTACTACACCCAGTCCTTCATCTGGCGCGATCCCAGCGGCAAGCCCCTGGTCCTCAGGCCACTTTTCGTCATGATCTACGACCGCTGCTGCTGGGCCATGCGCTTTACCATCGATACTCAGGCCAACAAGGCCACGCTGTCCTTTTTGCTCGGAGGCCAGGCCGCCGATTTCCTCTTCGACCGCAGCGGCATCACCTGGCCGTGGGATAAGTGAGGAGGTGTACGTGTACCGCTTGCTAATCCTGCTCCTGGCCCTGACGGCCTGCACCGGGAGCTATGAACCCCCGGCGCCCTCGTTTTTGGCGGTGGCTTCGGGGCAGCGCATCGACTTCTACCTCAGCACCCGCCTGCGCCCCGACGTGCGCGACGACGGCCAGAGCCCGCTGATCGGCTCCTGGACGAACCTCTCCCTGCCGGTGCTGGACCTGTACTTCAAGCTCAAGCAGAGCGACCAGCAGAACAACCGGCTGTGGGTGCTCGACCGCGAGAAGCTGACGGCCTACAGCACCGACCCCTTCTTCGAGAACCTCGTGCCCAACCCCACTACCCTAGACCCCCGCTCCTTCGCCTTCACCGACGGCAGCTCCCAGCCGGTGGATTGCTCACAAGGCTACCTCAGCGCCAGCCCCCGCTACTTGCTGGTGGTGTGCCCACCCGTATCGGGCTCGAGCGCGCCCTACTCGCTGTACCTGGTGGACTTCAACCAGCTGCAAGCGGGCGGGGTGCTCCAAACGCTCATCGGCCCCATCCGCGTGCAGACCAGCCAGGCAGTCTTCACCCTGACCTCCGGCAACGCCCTGGTGATCCTCAACGGTGCCAGCAGCTCGATGGAATACCATCCCGACCCCCAGATGCCGGCCAACGAGACGGGCGTCATTCGCGGGGGTTCCTACAACCAGCCCCTCTATGCGCCGCAGGAGCTGATATATGACAGCGCTGGCAACCGGGTCTTCGGTTTGCTGAGGAGCAGCACCAACGTGCGCTTGCTGACGTGGAACCTCAAAGCCGATACCCCGTCCGACGTTGGCGAGCCCGACCCCAACGGACGTAACCCCGACCATCTCCAAAGCTCCTCCGCCAACCTCTATGCCCTCAGCCAGCAGGGCCTCTTCCGGGTGCAATTCCCTAGCGGTACGCTCCGCCTGATCGACCCCCCAGGCGACCTCGGCCTGGACGCGTTGAGCTATCTGGGAAGCGCCCTCGAGGACGGCCGACTGCTCTACCTCGCCGCCGAAGACCCCAGCGCCAACCAAAAGCCCTTGATCGTGGTGCTCAACAGCCAGAAGCCTCTGGAGAGCCTGCTCTCCTCCGACGTCAAGGTCAACTCCAATAACGTCCAGCCCTTCAGCTCGAGACCGGTGAGCCTGTCCATCTTCCCGGTTCAAGAGAGGTGAGTGGAGGCACGCCCTACGACGCGGGTGGCCATTGACTACGGACGTATATTTTGAACATGGAACTCCATCACGTGGGAATCGCAGTGAGCGACCTCGAGACCGCCGCACAGCCTTATTACGCGCTGGGCTATGCCCTCGAAGCCCAGGGAACGCTCGAGAGCCAGGGGGTGAGCGTACACATGCTCAGAAGCGGTCACAGCCGACTCGAGTTGCTCGCGCCCACCCGCCCCGACAGCCCTATTGGCAAATTCCTGGACAAGCGCGGTCCGGGGATTCACCACCTGGCCTTCAGCACCCCGGATATCCAGGGCGAGCTCGAGCGCCTGGCGCGGGAGGGCACCCCCCTCATCGACGCCGCCCCGCGTCCGGGCTTCGGCGGGCACCTCGTAGCCTTCATCCACCCCAAGTGGGCGGGCGGGGTGCTAGTCGAACTCGTCGAGGCCGGGCATTGAAGCGCACTTACCTGGCCCTGGCCGGGCTGCACATGGCCCTGATCTTCTGGTTCTCGGCCCAACCCGGCGATGCCGTGGGCATTCCAGCCCCCTGGGACAAGCTGGTGCACGCCGGGGTCTACGCCCTGTTGGGCCACCTCCTGACCCAGGGCACCCAGCGCCCTCTCTTTTCCTGGTCGCTGGCCGTACTGTACGGGCTTAGCGACGAGGTTCACCAGATGTTCGTACCGGGGCGGGTCTTCGACCTGGGCGACTGGCTGGCAGACGCCATCGGCGCGGCCCTGGCGACCCTGTCCTGGAACGCGGTTTCCCGCCGGGCAGGACGCCCCCAGCGCTAAACTGAGGGCATGAAAACAACCACGGGGGTTGCGCTGGCGCTTGCGCTCGGATTGGGGCTTTCGCAGGCCTCGAGTTGGAAAACCCTGGCCCCTTTGAGTCAAGCCCGCCAGGAGATCGGGGTAGCGGCGGTGGGAGGCAAGCTCTACGTGGCCGGAGGTTTTTACGCCAGCGGGGCGACCAGCGACCTCCTCGAGGCCTATGATCCCGCCAGCGACCGCTGGCAACGCCTCGAGCCCCTCCCCATCGCCGTCAACCATCCCGGTATGGCCGCCGCAGGCGGCAAGCTCTATGTGCTGGGTGGCTACCGGGGACCGGGGCTGACACGGCCCACAGCGGCGGTGCAGTCCTATGACCCGGCGAGCGGGCGCTGGAGCCAGAAGAAGCCCATGCCCACCGCCCGCGGAGGGCTGATCGCTGTGGAGCTGGGGGGCAAGATCTACGCCGTGGGCGGCGCGGCAGGGGGATCGGTGGGAGATTTCGCAGTCTACGACCCCGCCACCGACGAGTGGAACACGCTGCCCCCCATGCCCACGCCCCGCGACCACCTGGCCGCCGGAGTGATCGAGGGCAGGATCTACGTGGTGGGCGGACGAAACCGGCAGAGCTTCACGCTGAACGTGCTCGAGGCCTACGACCCGGCCACCCGGCGCTGGAGCAGCCTGTCCCCCATGCCCACCGGACGCTCGGGCCACGCCGCCGCAGCAGCGGGAAACTGCCTCTACGTCCTGGGAGGCGAGGGCAACCGTAACACCCGTAACGGGGTCTTCGCCGAGATAGAGGTCTACAACGCCAGGAGCAACGCCTGGAAGTCGCTGGAGCCCATGCCCGTCCCCAGGCACGGCATCATGGCGGCGGTGCTGGAGGGGCGGATCTACCTGCCGGGCGGGGCCGGGGTGCAGGGGTTGGGGGCGGTAACCACCAGCGACGCGTTCGACCCGCCGGGTTGCTGAGCTACTCGGGCTTCTTGGCCACCCTGCGCCGCAGCAGCCGGGGCAGGCCCATAAGCACGCCCAAAAGGGCTCCGGCCAGGATGATCAGGTAGATGTACTTCTCGAGGTCGGGGATGAGCTGGCCCACAAAGTAAGCCAGCAGGGTCAGGCCCTGGGTCCACAACAAGCAGGCCAGGAAGGTCAGCAGCACGAAGCGCGGCCAGGGGATGCGGGTAGCCCCGGCCACGAAGGGCACCAGCGCCCGCACCACCGGAACCCAGGGCGCGATGAAAATCGCCAGCACCCCGAAGCGGCGAAACAGGGCATAGGCTTTTTCCAGTTCCTCGCGCTTGACCCGGCGCTCCAGGGCCGGCCCTAGCTTCATACCCCACCAGTAGCCCAGGTTGTTGCCCAAGAACGAGCCCACGAAGAGCACCAACAGCGCCAAGGGCAGGCTGATCTTCTTCGCCGCAGCCAAGAGCCCCACGGCAATCAGCAGGCTGTCGCCGGGCAAGGCAAAGCCCACCAGGAAGCCGGTCTCGATAAGTACGATGGCAAAAATACCCGGATATGAAACGGTCAGAACGAGCTGCTCGAGGTTCATCCGGGACAAGCTAACCGATATGGTGCCCGCTCGCAAGCCGACTCATCGGGGAGGATAAACGGGCAGCTCGAGCACCCGCCCCCGTGCACTACGGCTGGCCGCGTACAGCAGGGTCTGAGCGATCTCGGCGGGGTCGATCCAGGTGGTGGGGTCGGCGTCGGGCATGTCGCGGCGGTTGGCCGGGGTATCCACGGTGCCCATGGGATACACCACCGCCACCCGGACATTGGTGCCCTTGAGCTCGGCGTCGAGCGAGCGCAGGAAAGCCGCCACCGCACTTTTGGCCGCGGTGTAGAGGGCCATGCCTGGCCCGGCTCCGCGCCAAGCGGCCCCGGCGGAGATCCCAGCGATGAAACCATCGTTCCTCTCCAAAAGCACCGGCAAAACGGCTCGCGTGCAATAAAACAGGGTCCGCACGTTGAGGTCGAACAAGCGGTCGTAGAGCGCGGGATCCGACTCGACCACCCTGCCCGCGCTGAATCCGCCGACGGTGTGGATGAGCCCGTCAAGCCGGTCCATCCGCTGGCGCACCTGGCTGACCAGCGTCCGCACCTGGTCGAAGCTGCTCAGATCGGCGGAGAAGGCCACACCCCCCAGGGCCTTGGCCCTCTCCTCCACGTGCTCGAGCTGACGATCGACCAGGGCCAGCCGGGCCCCCGCCTTGGCAAAGGTATCGGCGATGGAGCCTGCGATCGCACCCCCGCCACCGGTCAGAAGGTACACCTTTCCCGTAAGGTCGCTCATATCTACCTCCTAATTTTCTTCTCTCCTATTTCCTATCGTGCGGCCAACGAAGGTTTTCCAGCACACGGCGAGTGGCCGGCGACTTGTTGAGGGTGTAGAAGTGGATGCCCGGAACCCCGGCCCCCAACAGTTCGGCAGCCTGCCGGGTGGCGTGCTCGACCCCCACCTCGAGCACCCCCTGAGGGTCATCGGCCACGCTCTCCAGTCGCGAGAGCAAAGGACCGGGGATGCTGGCCCCGCACAGATCCATGAACTTACGCACCTGGGCCAGGTTGGTGATGGGCATCAGGCCGGGAACGATGGGCACGTCGATGCCCACCCTGCGGGCGCGCTCGACAAAGCCAAAGTAGAGGGCGTTGTTGAAGAAGAGCTGGGTGATGATGAAGTCCAAGCCGGCCTCGACCTTGCGCCGCAGGTTCTGCAGGTCGGCCTCGAGGCTCACGCTCTCGGGGTGGCCCTCCGGGTAGCCCGCTCCCCCCAGCGTGAAACGCTCCCCGTGCCGCTCGCGCACGAAGGCCACGAGCTCGTTGGCGTAGCGGAAGCCTCCAGGGGCGGGCTGGAACTCCTTCGAGCCCCTGGGTGGATCGCCGCGCAGGGCGAGGATGTTATCGGTGCAGGTAGCGAGTTCGTCGAGCAGGCTGGCGATCTCCTCGCGGCTCGAGCCCGCACAGGTGAGGTGGGCCATGGGCTCGAGGCCCAACCCCCTGATGCGCCGCACCCACTCCACCGTGCGAGAGCGGGTAGAACCCCCTGCTCCATAGGTGATGGAGACAAACCCCGGCTTCAGCAAGCGCAGGTCGGCGATGGTCTGGAAAAGCTGCTGCTCGCCCTCGGGGGTCTTGGGTGGGAAGAATTCGAAGGAGAAAACGGGCTTGCTGTTTTGGAAAAGGGCGGAAATCTTCATTCGCGACCTCCAGTCTAAGGGTTTTGGTATACCCTAAGACAGTCTGCTTGCGCGAATTCAGCTTCCTGGGCGCAGGATTCTGGGGATTGCACCCGCTCTGCAACCCGCGGGGAAAGCGCGGTCTGTGGTTTGGCGCCGAGTCCAAGCACCGTATACAACGAGCTTTCCGGGGCCTCGTGCAGGGGCCTGAGTCCCCTACACCAAAACCCAGGCGTGTGGTAGACTCGGAAGGCTTGTGTCTAGCCGCCCCTGGCCGGCGGCCACAAAACACTCGGAGACTCGGAGGAAGTATGGAGTACCGGCTCAAAGCCCAAACCCGCAAAGACGAAAACCTAAACGCCCTGCGCAACGCAGGCAAGCTGCCCGGCGTACTGTACAACAAGAGCGAGAACCGTAAAGTGGTCGTGGACCTGGGTGAGTTCAACAAGGTCTTCATGCAAGCCGGCATTCACCACGTCATCACCCTCGAGCTCGAGGACAAGACCGTGGACACCCTGGTGCGCCAGGTCAACCTCGACCCCCGCCGTCGCCGTCCCAACCACGTCGATTTCTACGCCCTCAGCGACGAGCCAATCCAGATGTGGATCCCGGTCAAGGTCGTGGGCACTGCCCAAGGCGTGCGGCTGGGCGGCGTGCTCCAGCTCGTCAACGCCGACATCCAGGTCAAGGTC contains:
- the metF gene encoding methylenetetrahydrofolate reductase [NAD(P)H], which codes for MKISALFQNSKPVFSFEFFPPKTPEGEQQLFQTIADLRLLKPGFVSITYGAGGSTRSRTVEWVRRIRGLGLEPMAHLTCAGSSREEIASLLDELATCTDNILALRGDPPRGSKEFQPAPGGFRYANELVAFVRERHGERFTLGGAGYPEGHPESVSLEADLQNLRRKVEAGLDFIITQLFFNNALYFGFVERARRVGIDVPIVPGLMPITNLAQVRKFMDLCGASIPGPLLSRLESVADDPQGVLEVGVEHATRQAAELLGAGVPGIHFYTLNKSPATRRVLENLRWPHDRK
- a CDS encoding Kelch repeat-containing protein gives rise to the protein MKTTTGVALALALGLGLSQASSWKTLAPLSQARQEIGVAAVGGKLYVAGGFYASGATSDLLEAYDPASDRWQRLEPLPIAVNHPGMAAAGGKLYVLGGYRGPGLTRPTAAVQSYDPASGRWSQKKPMPTARGGLIAVELGGKIYAVGGAAGGSVGDFAVYDPATDEWNTLPPMPTPRDHLAAGVIEGRIYVVGGRNRQSFTLNVLEAYDPATRRWSSLSPMPTGRSGHAAAAAGNCLYVLGGEGNRNTRNGVFAEIEVYNARSNAWKSLEPMPVPRHGIMAAVLEGRIYLPGGAGVQGLGAVTTSDAFDPPGC
- a CDS encoding SDR family oxidoreductase, encoding MSDLTGKVYLLTGGGGAIAGSIADTFAKAGARLALVDRQLEHVEERAKALGGVAFSADLSSFDQVRTLVSQVRQRMDRLDGLIHTVGGFSAGRVVESDPALYDRLFDLNVRTLFYCTRAVLPVLLERNDGFIAGISAGAAWRGAGPGMALYTAAKSAVAAFLRSLDAELKGTNVRVAVVYPMGTVDTPANRRDMPDADPTTWIDPAEIAQTLLYAASRSARGRVLELPVYPPR
- the mce gene encoding methylmalonyl-CoA epimerase, whose amino-acid sequence is MELHHVGIAVSDLETAAQPYYALGYALEAQGTLESQGVSVHMLRSGHSRLELLAPTRPDSPIGKFLDKRGPGIHHLAFSTPDIQGELERLAREGTPLIDAAPRPGFGGHLVAFIHPKWAGGVLVELVEAGH
- a CDS encoding VanZ family protein yields the protein MKRTYLALAGLHMALIFWFSAQPGDAVGIPAPWDKLVHAGVYALLGHLLTQGTQRPLFSWSLAVLYGLSDEVHQMFVPGRVFDLGDWLADAIGAALATLSWNAVSRRAGRPQR
- a CDS encoding DedA family protein — protein: MNLEQLVLTVSYPGIFAIVLIETGFLVGFALPGDSLLIAVGLLAAAKKISLPLALLVLFVGSFLGNNLGYWWGMKLGPALERRVKREELEKAYALFRRFGVLAIFIAPWVPVVRALVPFVAGATRIPWPRFVLLTFLACLLWTQGLTLLAYFVGQLIPDLEKYIYLIILAGALLGVLMGLPRLLRRRVAKKPE
- a CDS encoding 50S ribosomal protein L25, whose translation is MEYRLKAQTRKDENLNALRNAGKLPGVLYNKSENRKVVVDLGEFNKVFMQAGIHHVITLELEDKTVDTLVRQVNLDPRRRRPNHVDFYALSDEPIQMWIPVKVVGTAQGVRLGGVLQLVNADIQVKVSPKAIPEFIEVDVSELNIGDSIHMEELKLPEGVKLAMNPKDTVVSIVPPVDAEKELTAEAAASTEVEVIKKGKTEEE